Proteins encoded in a region of the Paenibacillus sp. E222 genome:
- a CDS encoding ATP-binding cassette domain-containing protein, producing MSTSQISPFLQVDGVQKSYDQRTILSDINVNVRQGEFVAIVGRSGCGKSTLLRLIAGLEAPSSGSVTLGNRKLGSTAPETRFLFQEARLLPWKSVLDNVRLGIPDKNKEDARQSLRNVGLGEREGDWPGVLSGGQKQRVALARALASHPRLLLLDEPLGALDALTRIEMQQLIERLWVEEDLTVILVTHDVSEAVALADRVLLIEDGHITMDTRITLERPRVRDSGFAHFENLILNRLLTPPQETPQQIAQKQISFSI from the coding sequence ATGAGCACAAGTCAGATCAGTCCTTTTCTTCAAGTAGATGGGGTTCAGAAATCGTATGATCAGCGGACGATTCTGTCCGACATCAACGTCAATGTAAGACAAGGGGAATTTGTAGCCATCGTTGGACGAAGCGGCTGTGGCAAAAGTACGTTGCTGCGTCTGATCGCCGGGCTGGAGGCCCCCTCTTCCGGGAGCGTTACGCTGGGCAACAGAAAGCTTGGCAGTACGGCACCCGAGACACGATTTCTGTTTCAGGAAGCCCGGCTGCTGCCTTGGAAATCCGTGCTCGACAATGTACGGCTGGGCATCCCCGACAAGAACAAGGAAGATGCACGCCAGTCGCTTCGCAATGTGGGACTCGGAGAGCGTGAAGGTGACTGGCCGGGGGTATTATCTGGCGGACAAAAACAACGTGTCGCCTTGGCACGGGCACTCGCTAGTCATCCGCGCCTACTGCTGCTGGATGAACCGCTGGGTGCATTGGATGCATTAACCCGAATTGAGATGCAGCAATTAATCGAACGCTTGTGGGTAGAAGAAGATCTGACCGTCATTCTGGTCACGCATGATGTCAGCGAGGCGGTTGCGCTGGCAGACAGGGTGCTGCTAATCGAAGATGGTCATATAACGATGGATACCCGTATTACGCTGGAGCGGCCACGCGTTCGGGACAGCGGGTTTGCTCATTTTGAAAACCTGATTCTGAATCGCTTGTTGACTCCTCCACAAGAGACACCACAGCAGATTGCCCAGAAACAGATATCATTCTCGATCTAA
- the hisC gene encoding histidinol-phosphate transaminase → MQSLSPVPSPPVKDLLNQIPAYTPAKSMEQIRRELGLESVDRLAANENPFGSSPLAAEAVRSLSSDLLAQYPDGSSQLLRDKLAERLGVRTSQLVFGSGSFELLTLTAQAYLNPGEESLIPVPSFNWYKGATLLAGGVIHEVPLVNHSLDLEQFRQRINTSTRIIWLCNPNNPTGTIFTANALLDLLEHVPSHVVVVLDEAYYEFAESEDYPDTVKLLEQYNNLIILRTFSKIYGLAGLRIGYGIANESIIEGINRVKLPISLTATSQAAASASLDDHEFVSHCLQYNRQGRETLMQSFDQWKLPYIPSETNFIMVDLLQDSGPITKELLNRGISVRGGAEFGMPTWLRITIGTPEQIVRLISELDSLLHSND, encoded by the coding sequence ATGCAATCCCTTTCACCCGTTCCCTCTCCTCCTGTTAAAGACCTGTTAAATCAAATTCCGGCTTATACGCCTGCTAAATCCATGGAACAGATCCGGCGGGAGTTGGGACTGGAAAGTGTGGATCGACTCGCAGCAAACGAGAATCCGTTTGGTTCCTCTCCGCTGGCAGCAGAAGCGGTCAGATCGCTGAGTTCCGATCTTTTGGCTCAATACCCCGACGGTTCCAGCCAACTGCTGCGTGACAAACTTGCGGAACGTCTGGGGGTTCGTACTTCCCAACTGGTATTTGGAAGTGGATCTTTCGAGCTCCTCACCCTTACCGCCCAAGCTTATCTTAATCCCGGGGAGGAATCACTCATTCCGGTGCCCTCCTTTAACTGGTATAAGGGCGCTACGCTGCTGGCAGGCGGGGTCATTCATGAAGTGCCTTTGGTCAACCATTCACTGGATCTGGAGCAATTCCGGCAGCGGATTAATACTTCTACCCGAATCATCTGGCTGTGCAATCCGAATAATCCGACCGGAACCATTTTCACGGCAAATGCCCTGCTTGATTTACTCGAACATGTTCCCTCCCATGTCGTGGTTGTCCTGGATGAAGCGTATTATGAATTCGCGGAAAGTGAAGATTACCCTGATACGGTTAAGCTGCTGGAGCAGTATAATAATCTGATTATTTTGCGGACCTTCTCCAAAATATATGGACTGGCCGGACTGCGTATTGGATATGGCATCGCGAATGAAAGCATCATTGAAGGCATTAACCGGGTCAAGCTGCCCATCAGTCTGACAGCCACATCCCAAGCCGCTGCTTCGGCCAGCCTGGATGATCATGAATTTGTTTCTCATTGCCTGCAATACAATCGTCAGGGACGTGAAACGTTAATGCAATCCTTTGATCAGTGGAAATTACCCTACATCCCTTCCGAAACCAATTTCATCATGGTGGATCTGTTGCAGGATAGCGGCCCGATTACCAAAGAATTGTTGAACAGAGGTATCTCTGTCCGCGGCGGTGCCGAATTCGGTATGCCTACCTGGCTTCGGATTACGATTGGCACACCTGAGCAGATTGTCCGGCTGATCAGTGAGCTTGATTCACTGTTACATTCAAACGATTAG
- a CDS encoding ABC transporter ATP-binding protein, producing MDNDITIHNMSYAFPGKRDSPVLSNVSMRVAKGEFVSLIGSSGSGKSTLFKLLAGLLEPTHGTINIPWVQEGKRLGQVAYMPQKDLLLPWRTVMENCMLPAELAPGRQDKVRIRADILAGLDRFGLSGHAHAYPDELSGGMRQRVALLRTLLTGGQLMLLDEPFGALDALTKREMHRWLLELWEGLGKTVLFITHDIEEALLLSDRIILLTPVGHSQQLLDLTVPLPRPRHSDMIYEPALVQMRRRLEEQLHARR from the coding sequence ATGGATAACGACATAACCATTCATAACATGAGCTACGCCTTCCCGGGAAAAAGGGATTCCCCCGTGCTCTCCAATGTGTCGATGCGTGTAGCCAAAGGCGAATTCGTCTCGCTCATCGGTTCCAGCGGCTCCGGTAAAAGCACCCTCTTCAAGCTGCTGGCAGGCCTGCTTGAGCCAACCCACGGAACCATTAATATTCCTTGGGTTCAGGAAGGAAAGCGACTGGGGCAGGTGGCCTACATGCCGCAAAAGGACCTCCTGTTACCCTGGCGAACCGTCATGGAGAATTGCATGCTCCCCGCTGAACTTGCTCCAGGTCGGCAGGATAAGGTACGAATTCGAGCGGACATTCTGGCCGGTCTCGACCGATTTGGCTTATCTGGCCACGCGCATGCTTACCCGGACGAGCTGTCAGGTGGCATGCGCCAGCGTGTCGCGCTGCTTCGTACGTTGCTGACAGGTGGCCAGCTCATGCTGCTGGATGAACCATTCGGCGCACTCGATGCCCTGACCAAACGTGAGATGCATCGCTGGCTGCTGGAGCTCTGGGAAGGCTTGGGCAAAACCGTGTTGTTCATCACGCATGACATTGAAGAAGCCCTGCTGCTCAGTGATCGGATTATCCTGTTAACTCCGGTGGGCCATAGCCAACAGCTGCTGGATCTGACGGTACCTTTGCCGCGTCCAAGACATTCGGACATGATCTACGAACCCGCTCTCGTTCAGATGAGACGACGACTGGAGGAACAATTGCATGCGAGACGGTAA
- a CDS encoding ABC transporter permease: protein MRDGNLRDSTKYSVRGWLARYGLFLLLMILLLALWEWIVRMGWVPSFIIPAPTAIVRSLYEHRHLLLGTHLPATLMEVVVGFGLSIGAGIALATGMHMNQSIEKALYPFIVISQTIPLIALSPVFILWFGYTLWSKVAVVFLISFFPIVVSTYDGLRQGDPEQRELLLTMGASKWDIFRKLQIPLALPSFFSGMKMSVVYCVVGATIGEWLGGSKGLGYFSRRMSSNMNTDAMFAAIVLLSLLGIALFVIIAWMERRFGTPRHAGRRKAGSFPEADLPKQT from the coding sequence ATGCGAGACGGTAACTTGAGAGATAGCACGAAGTATAGCGTGAGAGGTTGGCTTGCCCGTTATGGTCTATTTCTTTTGCTCATGATCCTGCTGCTTGCTCTCTGGGAGTGGATTGTGCGTATGGGATGGGTGCCTTCCTTCATCATTCCAGCCCCGACGGCGATTGTCCGTTCCCTGTATGAGCATCGCCACCTTCTGCTGGGTACACATTTGCCCGCTACCTTGATGGAGGTTGTCGTTGGCTTTGGCTTGTCCATTGGTGCCGGAATTGCACTTGCAACGGGTATGCATATGAATCAGTCGATTGAAAAAGCGTTATATCCCTTCATCGTGATCAGTCAGACGATCCCGCTGATTGCCTTGTCCCCCGTCTTCATCCTGTGGTTTGGCTACACGCTGTGGAGTAAAGTCGCGGTGGTATTCCTGATCTCATTTTTCCCGATTGTGGTGAGCACCTACGATGGCCTGCGCCAGGGTGATCCGGAGCAGCGTGAACTGCTCCTGACGATGGGGGCCAGCAAGTGGGATATTTTCCGCAAACTCCAGATTCCACTTGCCCTTCCCTCCTTCTTTTCGGGAATGAAAATGTCTGTGGTGTATTGTGTGGTCGGTGCAACGATCGGGGAATGGCTCGGTGGAAGCAAGGGCCTTGGGTACTTCAGCCGCAGAATGTCGAGCAATATGAACACGGACGCCATGTTCGCCGCCATTGTGCTGTTATCCCTGCTCGGTATCGCGCTGTTTGTAATCATTGCATGGATGGAGAGAAGATTCGGTACACCACGTCATGCAGGTAGAAGAAAAGCTGGATCATTTCCGGAGGCAGACCTGCCAAAACAGACTTAG
- a CDS encoding ABC transporter substrate-binding protein — protein sequence MKKKHIYSLLPTLLMTLLLIVSGCGNTGTNTPATDSTSNAKDTESSASERSSASKDKLSIMLDWYPNAVHSFIYAAQEKGYFADQGLDVDIQMPADTNDSLKLVAAGKIDLALSYQPQILLARGENIPVRSIAAVVRHPLVHLLTEANGKVKSPKDLEGLTVGYSSIPLYEAMVRTMISQDGGNPDKMNLVDVGFDLIPSLASGQADAIMGGFINHEQLILEKEGHAMKSINPVDYGVPDYYELVLTASDAGIEAKKDQLTRFIKALQDGQKYVTEHPEDALNILLAHENETSPLDPEIETKSLNILLPLMNEEGQPFGRQDAPSWENVRAWLVQSELIPDSVKAEDAFINLQGE from the coding sequence ATGAAGAAAAAACATATCTACTCCCTGCTCCCCACTCTGCTCATGACCCTGTTGCTGATCGTCAGCGGATGCGGAAATACTGGTACCAACACACCTGCTACAGATTCAACTTCCAATGCAAAAGATACAGAATCATCTGCGTCCGAGAGGTCATCGGCATCCAAAGACAAGCTGTCCATCATGCTCGATTGGTATCCGAATGCAGTGCATTCCTTCATCTATGCTGCACAGGAAAAAGGTTACTTCGCGGATCAAGGTCTGGATGTTGATATTCAGATGCCTGCCGATACCAATGACTCACTCAAGCTTGTTGCTGCCGGGAAAATCGATCTGGCGCTGAGCTATCAGCCGCAAATCTTGCTCGCGCGTGGGGAAAACATTCCTGTACGTTCGATTGCAGCCGTCGTTCGGCATCCGCTCGTGCATCTGTTAACCGAAGCCAACGGTAAAGTGAAATCGCCAAAAGATCTTGAAGGGCTGACGGTCGGCTATTCCTCAATCCCCCTGTATGAAGCAATGGTGCGTACCATGATCAGCCAGGATGGCGGTAATCCCGACAAGATGAATCTGGTCGATGTAGGATTTGACCTGATCCCTTCCCTGGCTTCCGGGCAGGCAGATGCCATTATGGGTGGTTTTATTAACCATGAACAATTGATTCTGGAAAAGGAAGGTCATGCCATGAAATCGATCAATCCCGTCGATTACGGTGTACCTGATTATTATGAACTGGTCCTCACTGCAAGTGATGCGGGCATTGAAGCGAAAAAGGATCAGCTTACCCGCTTCATCAAAGCATTACAGGATGGACAGAAATATGTAACAGAGCACCCCGAGGATGCGCTGAACATTCTGCTCGCACATGAGAACGAAACGTCTCCTCTTGACCCGGAGATCGAAACCAAAAGTCTGAATATTTTACTGCCGCTGATGAATGAAGAAGGTCAGCCGTTTGGCAGGCAGGACGCCCCTTCTTGGGAAAACGTACGGGCATGGTTGGTTCAAAGTGAACTGATTCCGGATTCCGTAAAGGCTGAGGATGCTTTTATCAATTTGCAGGGTGAGTAG
- the thiM gene encoding hydroxyethylthiazole kinase, with protein MTYLERVRTQNPLVHNITNIVVAPFTANGLLALGASPFMAYAHEEVADVAKMAGAVVLNIGTLDEKVVEAIRLAGQSANSNNVPVVLDPVGAGATAYRTETVQMLVRELRLTVLRGNVAEIANVIGERWSIKGVDAGQGEGDRIGIAERAAQKLGCVVVITGREDVITDGQTTFLTSNGHALLTQVTGAGCLLSSVIGTFAAIAKPGDDLLESIVEALAFYGVAAEIAAERTADLGPGSFQIELLNQLAQVTPDVLAQRAQVRQIDGGAQ; from the coding sequence ATGACTTACCTGGAACGTGTTCGTACACAAAATCCGCTTGTTCATAACATTACGAATATTGTCGTCGCTCCGTTTACAGCCAACGGTTTGCTCGCACTAGGTGCATCTCCCTTTATGGCCTATGCGCATGAAGAGGTCGCTGATGTTGCCAAGATGGCAGGAGCAGTTGTACTGAACATTGGCACTTTGGACGAAAAGGTAGTTGAGGCAATCCGCCTGGCTGGTCAATCCGCCAATTCAAATAACGTGCCTGTTGTGCTCGATCCGGTTGGTGCTGGCGCAACCGCCTATCGTACAGAAACCGTTCAGATGCTCGTTCGTGAGCTTCGCCTCACGGTGTTGCGGGGTAATGTGGCGGAAATCGCCAATGTCATCGGTGAGCGTTGGAGCATCAAAGGTGTGGATGCAGGTCAAGGCGAGGGCGATCGAATTGGAATAGCGGAACGGGCAGCACAAAAACTCGGCTGTGTGGTCGTCATTACCGGACGCGAGGATGTCATTACGGATGGACAAACGACGTTCCTGACGAGTAATGGACATGCCTTGCTTACCCAAGTGACAGGTGCAGGCTGCTTGCTCAGCTCGGTAATTGGTACTTTTGCAGCCATTGCGAAACCGGGAGACGACCTGCTGGAAAGTATTGTGGAAGCTCTAGCTTTCTATGGCGTTGCTGCAGAGATTGCGGCGGAACGTACCGCTGACCTGGGACCGGGCAGCTTCCAGATCGAATTGCTGAATCAACTGGCTCAAGTGACACCTGACGTTCTTGCGCAGCGGGCACAGGTTCGTCAGATTGATGGAGGTGCGCAATGA
- the thiD gene encoding bifunctional hydroxymethylpyrimidine kinase/phosphomethylpyrimidine kinase yields the protein MSIAQALTIAGSDNGGGAGIQADLKTFQELGVYGMTVITAIAAQNTTGVQGVFPISYEGIAQQLDSTGDDFQPSVVKTGMLYSAEIIRLVAEKRQQYGWSNLVIDPVMVAKGGAPLLQQEAVQALITELLPHALITTPNIPEAELLTGMSIMNLSQREEAARRIVQMGSTYALVKGGHDEGSGMIVDVLYDGRSFHYLENVRVVTRHTHGTGCTYSAAITAELAKGSTVLAAVTTARAFIQAAIEDELGIGSGHGPTNHFAYQRRLRGEQ from the coding sequence ATGAGTATTGCACAGGCTTTGACGATTGCTGGTTCCGATAATGGTGGTGGCGCCGGAATTCAAGCTGATCTGAAGACCTTTCAGGAGCTCGGTGTATACGGCATGACTGTGATTACGGCTATTGCTGCCCAAAATACTACAGGTGTGCAGGGCGTCTTCCCTATTTCATATGAAGGTATCGCTCAACAATTGGATTCGACCGGGGATGATTTTCAACCTTCAGTCGTGAAGACGGGCATGCTCTACAGTGCCGAAATTATTCGACTGGTCGCCGAGAAAAGGCAGCAATACGGCTGGTCCAATCTGGTCATCGATCCGGTTATGGTTGCCAAAGGCGGCGCCCCTCTGCTGCAACAGGAGGCCGTTCAGGCGCTAATTACAGAGCTGCTGCCTCATGCACTGATTACGACACCGAACATTCCGGAAGCCGAGCTTCTTACTGGAATGTCTATTATGAATTTGAGTCAGCGCGAAGAAGCCGCAAGACGAATCGTGCAAATGGGCTCCACGTATGCATTGGTGAAAGGTGGTCATGATGAGGGAAGTGGCATGATTGTCGATGTGCTTTATGATGGGCGGTCTTTTCACTATCTGGAGAACGTTCGGGTGGTGACAAGGCATACCCATGGAACGGGATGTACGTATTCTGCAGCCATTACTGCCGAATTGGCGAAGGGCTCAACTGTATTGGCTGCCGTCACCACCGCGCGAGCATTCATTCAGGCAGCCATCGAAGATGAGCTGGGAATTGGGTCCGGACATGGGCCGACGAATCATTTTGCGTATCAGCGCAGACTGCGGGGTGAACAATAA
- the thiE gene encoding thiamine phosphate synthase yields MRPLDAEAVRRAMQVYLVMGSVNTTRDPVEVLRQAIAGGITLFQFREKGTGALVGEARITLAMRLREVCSQHGIPFIVNDDVELAVAVEADGMHVGQDDADAALVRARIGEGRMLGVSAHSALEARRAVQAGADYLGVGPMYPTRSKADAHAVLGPAGVAELRAAGIAVPVVGIGGITPDTTAAVMAAGADGVAVISAIAGAADVRAAAAQFAAAVRGMQA; encoded by the coding sequence ATGCGCCCTCTGGATGCAGAAGCGGTAAGACGTGCGATGCAGGTGTATTTGGTCATGGGCAGCGTGAATACGACGCGTGACCCGGTGGAAGTGCTGCGCCAAGCCATCGCTGGCGGCATTACGCTGTTCCAGTTCCGGGAAAAAGGAACTGGCGCTCTGGTTGGCGAAGCACGCATCACGCTTGCGATGCGGCTTCGCGAGGTGTGCAGCCAGCACGGGATACCGTTCATCGTGAACGATGATGTGGAGCTGGCTGTGGCGGTGGAGGCCGACGGTATGCATGTCGGCCAGGACGATGCGGACGCGGCGCTGGTACGCGCCCGCATCGGAGAAGGGCGGATGCTTGGCGTATCCGCCCACTCCGCGCTGGAAGCCCGCCGTGCAGTGCAGGCGGGCGCCGACTATCTTGGCGTCGGGCCCATGTACCCGACGCGGTCCAAAGCGGATGCCCACGCTGTGCTGGGCCCCGCCGGGGTTGCCGAACTGCGCGCCGCAGGCATCGCAGTTCCGGTGGTGGGTATCGGCGGCATTACGCCCGATACCACGGCCGCCGTGATGGCGGCAGGAGCCGACGGCGTAGCCGTCATCTCCGCCATCGCGGGCGCGGCCGATGTACGCGCAGCGGCTGCGCAGTTCGCTGCGGCGGTGCGCGGGATGCAGGCGTAG
- a CDS encoding MerR family transcriptional regulator, translating to MAMKVKEVAELVGISVRTLHHYDEIGLLTPDEVTSAGYRLYSDANLEMLQQILFFKELDFSLKDIKEIINNPSFDREEALNMHRRILLEKRQRLDLMIATIDKSVQHVRGEIKMTAKEQFEGFNFSHNPYEQEARERWGDQAVDQANQKLHKQSPEEQKALSDQMNSIYTRLAAIRHTDPNSAEAQAGISEWYSYLNNMGNYPPEVFRGLGQMYVDDERFTRNIDQFGEGLAVFMRDAMAVFAGRNS from the coding sequence ATGGCCATGAAAGTAAAAGAAGTGGCCGAACTTGTCGGGATTAGTGTGCGCACACTGCATCACTATGATGAGATCGGGTTGTTAACACCGGACGAAGTGACTTCTGCCGGATATCGACTGTATTCAGATGCCAATCTGGAAATGCTGCAGCAGATTTTATTTTTTAAAGAACTCGATTTCTCTCTGAAAGATATCAAGGAGATTATAAACAATCCATCTTTTGATCGAGAAGAAGCCCTGAATATGCACCGTCGTATTTTGCTGGAGAAACGCCAACGATTGGACCTAATGATCGCCACCATTGATAAATCGGTTCAACACGTGAGAGGAGAAATTAAGATGACAGCCAAAGAACAATTTGAAGGGTTTAATTTCAGTCATAATCCGTATGAACAGGAAGCGAGGGAACGTTGGGGAGACCAAGCGGTGGATCAGGCTAATCAAAAGTTACACAAGCAGTCTCCTGAGGAGCAAAAAGCTCTATCCGATCAAATGAATTCAATCTACACCCGTCTTGCAGCAATCCGTCACACGGATCCAAACTCTGCCGAAGCTCAAGCCGGAATCTCGGAATGGTATAGCTATCTGAACAACATGGGCAATTATCCTCCTGAAGTCTTCAGAGGGTTGGGCCAAATGTACGTGGACGACGAACGTTTTACACGTAATATTGATCAATTCGGCGAAGGCTTGGCTGTATTTATGAGGGATGCCATGGCTGTTTTTGCTGGTCGAAACAGTTAA
- a CDS encoding ferritin-like domain-containing protein gives MYYVPYFRNDNMLLAQISKAINGESSAIACYAKLAELAPSEVEKARILEIRLDELEHLQKFTAIYVSLTGTQPTVQISPDCPSEYFAGIDYAFNDEQNTVEFYSQVADQANDPYIKETFRRAATDEQRHAVWFLYYLTKHKSKTSFENSPITK, from the coding sequence ATGTACTATGTTCCCTATTTCCGGAATGACAACATGCTGTTAGCGCAAATTTCCAAAGCTATTAATGGAGAATCCTCAGCAATTGCCTGTTACGCAAAACTGGCAGAATTGGCACCCTCAGAAGTGGAAAAAGCCCGTATTCTGGAGATACGTCTTGATGAACTAGAGCATCTTCAAAAATTCACCGCTATTTATGTTTCGTTAACAGGTACGCAACCTACGGTCCAAATCTCTCCGGATTGTCCATCAGAGTATTTTGCGGGAATAGATTATGCTTTTAATGATGAGCAAAATACGGTTGAGTTTTACTCACAAGTCGCAGATCAAGCAAATGACCCTTACATTAAGGAAACGTTTCGCCGTGCAGCAACGGATGAACAGAGACATGCCGTCTGGTTCCTGTATTACTTAACAAAGCATAAGTCAAAAACATCTTTTGAGAATTCTCCTATTACCAAATAA
- a CDS encoding deoxynucleoside kinase yields MNNYGIPANALITVAGTVGVGKSTLTAALAERLSFKTSLEQVDHNPYLEKFYHDFERWSFHLQIYFLAERFKEQKKIFELGGGFVQDRSIYEDTGIFAQMHADQGTMSATDFETYSSLFEAMVMTPYFPHPDVLIYLEGSLPSILNRITERGREMEIQTDRSYWEHMHERYSVWINQFTACPVLRLNIDEYDVNDPASVDAILAQIAAVINPSKRA; encoded by the coding sequence ATGAACAACTATGGCATTCCGGCCAATGCGTTAATTACGGTAGCAGGTACCGTTGGGGTGGGCAAATCTACGCTAACAGCGGCACTGGCAGAGCGTTTGAGCTTTAAGACTTCGCTTGAGCAAGTCGACCACAATCCCTATTTGGAGAAGTTCTATCATGACTTCGAACGTTGGAGCTTCCATTTGCAAATTTATTTCCTGGCAGAGCGTTTCAAGGAGCAGAAGAAAATCTTTGAACTGGGCGGCGGATTTGTACAGGATCGTTCTATCTATGAGGATACAGGTATCTTTGCACAAATGCATGCGGATCAGGGTACAATGTCGGCTACGGATTTTGAGACGTACAGCAGTTTGTTTGAAGCAATGGTGATGACACCGTATTTCCCTCATCCGGACGTGCTGATTTATCTGGAAGGCAGCCTGCCATCCATTCTGAATCGGATTACGGAACGCGGACGGGAGATGGAGATTCAGACGGACCGTTCTTACTGGGAGCATATGCATGAGCGCTATTCGGTATGGATTAATCAGTTTACGGCCTGTCCGGTACTGCGGTTGAACATTGATGAGTATGATGTGAATGACCCAGCATCGGTGGATGCCATTTTGGCGCAGATTGCTGCTGTCATTAATCCTTCCAAGAGAGCTTAA
- a CDS encoding deoxynucleoside kinase translates to MKSAPFIAVEGPIGAGKTTLATMLSQELNLPLVKEIVEENPFLASFYQDIDEWSFQLEMFFLCNRFKQLEDTGVHYIKKNTPVISDYHIYKNMIFAERTLKGTKRDKYRQIYHLLTDDLPKPNLVLYIEAELDTLMKRINKRGRSFEQDMDPAYMEQLIADYKTGMAYLASSPNRPIIIKVNAEQLDFVEHPEHFKQIVNQVKEYIT, encoded by the coding sequence ATGAAATCAGCCCCGTTTATTGCCGTGGAGGGTCCGATTGGTGCGGGGAAAACAACGTTAGCAACGATGCTTTCTCAGGAATTGAACCTTCCGCTGGTCAAGGAGATTGTAGAAGAGAATCCCTTTTTGGCTTCCTTCTATCAGGATATAGATGAGTGGAGCTTCCAGCTTGAAATGTTTTTTCTGTGTAACCGGTTTAAGCAACTGGAAGACACAGGCGTGCACTATATTAAGAAGAATACCCCCGTCATTTCGGACTATCATATCTATAAAAATATGATTTTTGCCGAACGTACCTTAAAAGGAACGAAACGGGACAAATACCGTCAAATCTATCATCTCTTAACGGATGATTTACCGAAACCCAATTTGGTGCTTTATATTGAGGCTGAACTCGATACATTGATGAAACGTATCAACAAACGCGGACGTTCTTTTGAGCAGGATATGGACCCCGCTTATATGGAGCAGTTAATTGCAGATTATAAAACAGGTATGGCCTATCTGGCCAGCAGCCCGAATCGGCCAATTATCATTAAGGTGAATGCGGAGCAGCTCGATTTTGTAGAACATCCCGAACATTTCAAACAGATTGTTAATCAGGTAAAGGAGTATATCACATGA